From one Dermacentor andersoni chromosome 1, qqDerAnde1_hic_scaffold, whole genome shotgun sequence genomic stretch:
- the LOC126547023 gene encoding N-terminal EF-hand calcium-binding protein 1-like, whose amino-acid sequence MVDISSPFLNLQKGTSVLLNVLNRADTNGDGVLAKEEFLNFFWDAILTEDELCQLFDEINIHRTGFIDAGELSAFVWQHMGTFPGLLAALEDLSVTVTKGLQQMEKAYDSSSIQEQFVSRFLVRETVYQLSKLTAALDASQKRLQEEGIPLIDGSDSSDDGVCNSNFQAAVGPKSLQVYKPCPSRLLPVRLRKQVVTQTSLHLEDSSHDLNAQIKKLEAIVEKLANQPRFQKPQNDELDITEESLLFLVQQTMPVEEGQLDNYKESLKTYAEKTATCTGCLFVSVRFYKDIITYAVYEVWESEDTWNKHLRSHIYKTLQHQNIECLRKPEFLNTMEIPGKYRNHSTKEQ is encoded by the exons ATGGTCGACATCAGCAGCCCTTTTCTCAACCTCCAGAAGGGGACGTCGGTCCTTCTCAAC GTCCTGAACCGTGCTGACACCAACG GAGACGGCGTACTTGCAAAAGAAGAATTCCTCAATTTCTTCTGGGATGCTATACTCACGGAAGATGAACTCTGTCAACTTTTTGATGAAATCAACATTCACAGAACAGG CTTTATAGATGCTGGTGAGCTCAGCGCCTTCGTGTGGCAGCACATGGGGACATTTCCAGGACTTCTGGCTGCTCTCGAGGACCTTAGCGTGACTGTTACAAAGGGGCTGCAACAAATGGAGAAG GCATACGATTCCAGCAGCATTCAGGAGCAGTTCGTGTCGAGATTCTTGGTGAGAGAGACGGTGTATCAACTTTCCAAGCTGACCGCAGCGCTGGATGCCTCCCAGAAAAGGCTACAGGAAGAGGGCATCCCACTCATCGACGGAAGTGACAGCAGCGACGATGGCG TGTGCAACAGCAATTTTCAGGCTGCAGTTGGTCCCAAAAGCCTCCAAGTTTACAAGCCTTGCCCTAGTCGCCTCCTCCCTGTCAGACTACGAAAACAGGTGGTGACACAAACATCACTTCATTTAGAAG attcCAGTCATGACTTGAATGCTCAAATCAAGAAGTTGGAGGCAATTGTAGAAAAGCTCGCAAACCAG CCCAGATTTCAAAAGCCACAAAACGACGAACTGGACATCACAGAGGAAAGCTTG TTATTCCTAGTGCAGCAAACAATGCCAGTGGAGGAAGGGCAGTTGGACAACTACAAGGAGTCACTGAAAACTTATGCCGAAAAGACGGCCACCTGCACTGGATGTCTCTT CGTGTCTGTTCGCTTCTACAAGGACATAATCACATATGCAGTTTATGAAGTATGGGAGAGTGAAGATACATGGAACAA GCACTTGCGGTCACACATATACAAGACACTGCAGCATCAAAACATAGAGTGCTTGAGAAAGCCTGAATTCCTCAACACAATGGAGATACCAGGTAAGTACAGAAACCACTCTACGAAAGAACAGTAA